A part of Ornithodoros turicata isolate Travis unplaced genomic scaffold, ASM3712646v1 Chromosome11, whole genome shotgun sequence genomic DNA contains:
- the LOC135371435 gene encoding uncharacterized protein LOC135371435: MPDDLDNLKRKRAGTRAAVTRTTAHLRGLLASATLSAEDVEVDLEYLIARRATFQEYDQQILAATSDDGYDEELNSVLEREQELDAAITRARRALRLASQAAGTAGTTGGSYATIHSCSSLAAIEKFKYLLSYVTDDDNYESAIAVLKRRFGRPDLLAAEHIDKLLSLRPVHSATEVGSLRNLYDDVSRHMRALEALSIPRSSYGVILYRVVTRCLPAELFVQFRQKGREAEVANRDPVCGDPPTRTSTMTQEGRETEAASSGDSPTRASTMSQDVDALLQFLAIQIEAREEAALHRHRPVHKDPENGDSVPLPSAAALPTATAPEKPVRDAQTSSPPAPCVLCRDTGHSVAACPAPTAPEDKRRRLLAARRCFRCAKRYHHARQYRSSASLTCGKCNGQHLTSLCDIQPSPRSNVSAVGIAEAISQDVQSMATSAQGIVTYLQTAVAEASGPAGTLWVRVLLDNGSQRTFVTEDLTRRVRVRSAGFRRSGDLFLRLDTTFCTSYVRKGQPLSQRTTRVPGLGRSHGPRDLQVPQPCSSGTVAALLQDHGLEPAPTSCPSDNVDNVDILVGADYYWRFVSGKIVRLSDDLTAVDTLFGWTVQGPANISSLVGVSSVVSLLCCAETGAVLDPTEMWRLDALGITAPASKDTGEADRILFEEDIKFQENRYEVPLMIKEPELPLEANNKITAERRLNAQLRRSRTAPDVLQQYDQTMREYFTEGHAEPVTGPDPPRNLYYLPHHAVISKDAVTTRIRTVFDASSHIPGQPSLNDVLSKGANINSDLLHLLLTFRSYPIILTADIRKAYLQIQIRPEDRDALRFLWLTELPSATNFHPECQEWRMTRVPFGASSSPFLLAATLHHHFEAVSDKYPATAARLRRSFYVDDLVIGCESVSEAVNLYSEIRKVLRDAGMEIRKWASNSSNLQHIFLKDGIAYDDVGCTDPVLRVLGVSWDRHSDTISARTDTVHHFATISQPTKRTLLQAFSRLYDSFGLLLPFTVTARLLFQMLWKERLAWDVPMGPTEQHTWWKWVHGLSLLSQVQVPRCAIQSRDCLLDLHLFADASPRAYGVVVYARTSVDSDIHSHILIAKSRVAPLKPVTIPRLELLGCLLAARIFSRIRNSLSFSVTRTIFWTDSLIALHWIKSEPSKWPQFVAARTEEIRQLTSPERWRHCDGAHNPADLLTRGLSAQDLIDSNAWWKGPPWLSNRIDHSASPEADLDSSLESELVCSPVATGGQDALIRLEDYSSLRRLLRITAYVLRYVANLRRPDAKRTGPLSAQELLSAERLWVERTQGETFATEIADLKNSRPLPRSSSILTLNPYLDTSSLLRVGGRLQQMEDTERVRHPILLPSKHRLTELLIMDRHMRLHHAGIQDTLCELRQSYWVTKGRQAVRRTLHTCLQCRRRRLSPETAPVAPLARERLTPSLPFDTVGVDFAGPLYVSREDGTEHKAYITLFTCGVTRAVHLELVSGMTTQHFLAAFRRFISRRGVPSLVIPPSPDVQDLAAHHHIQWKFILERAPWCGGWWERMVRSVKEALKRCLGRRRLNFEELTTALRQVESIINCRPLTHISSDPLDLEPLRPSHLLLGKRSTTLPGISPVAPPRDTRGLQRHLRTQEQTKQHFWARWRREYLLQMRSAHMAQSNPEAQLRLGDVVVIHDKGTPPMLWKLGRVTRLVLGRDGVIRGCGLTLANRSTIYRPVQLLHRVEADLGAPPAREGVE; encoded by the exons ATGCCAGACGACCTGGACAACCTTAAACGGAAACGAGCGGGGACCCGAGCAGCGGTCACCCGCACCACCGCCCATCTTCGCGGGCTGCTGGCCTCTGCAACCCTCTCAGCAGAAGATGTTGAAGTGGACCTGGAATACCTCATCGCTCGCAGAGCTACATTTCAGGAATACGACCAGCAAATCCTGGCAGCAACAAGCGACGACGGGTACGATGAGGAGTTGAACTCAGTTCTGGAGCGCGAGCAGGAGCTCGATGCCGCCATTACCAGAGCCCGGCGAGCGCTTAGGCTCGCCTCGCAAGCGGCTGGTACAGCAGGAACGACCGGCGGTTCCTAT GCTACGATCCACAGCTGCAGTTCCCTGGCTGCCATCGAGAAATTCAAATATCTTCTGTCGTATGTCACGGACGATGACAACTACGAGAGTGCCATCGCTGTCCTCAAGCGACGATTTGGTCGCCCGGATCTTTTAGCCGCGGAGCATATTGATAAATTGCTATCACTCCGCCCAGTACACAGTGCCACAGAGGTGGGTTCCCTGCGGAACTTGTACGACGACGTATCCCGGCACATGCGAGCCCTGGAAGCCCTGTCGATCCCTCGAAGCAGCTACGGCGTCATCCTCTACAGGGTTGTCACGCGGTGTTTACCCGCCGAGCTGTTTGTTCAGTTTCGGCAGAAAGGAAGGGAAGCCGAAGTTGCGAACAGAGACCCCGTATGCGGAGACCCCCCAACGAGGACGTCGACGATGACCCAAGAAGGAAGGGAGACCGAGGCTGCGAGCAGTGGGGACTCCCCTACTAGAGCATCAACAATGAGCCAAGACGTGGACGCCCTTCTTCAGTTCTTGGCCATCCAGATTGAAGCCAGGGAGGAGGCCGCGCTCCATCGACACCGACCCGTTCACAAGGATCCAGAAAATGGCGACAGTGTGCCCCTTCCGTCAGCCGCGGCTCTTCCGACTGCCACAGCTCCAGAGAAGCCTGTGCGTGACGCACAAACGAGTAGTCCCCCCGCACCGTGCGTCCTGTGCCGTGATACCGGGCACTCAGTTGCAGCGTGTCCAGCTCCGACAGCTCCAGAAGACAAACGTCGACGTCTCCTAGCGGCCCGCCGTTGCTTTCGCTGTGCCAAGCGCTACCATCACGCTCGCCAATATCGGTCGTCCGCAAGCTTGACCTGTGGAAAGTGCAATGGGCAGCATCTTACGTCGCTTTGCGACATTCAGCCCAGCCCACGTAGTAACGTCAGCGCCGTCGGAATCGCGGAAGCGATTTCGCAAGATGTTCAGTCGATGGCTACGTCTGCGCAGGGCATCGTGACGTACCTGCAGACCGCTGTGGCAGAAGCCTCTGGACCGGCAGGAACACTCTGGGTCAGAGTACTATTAGACAACGGCAGCCAACGAACCTTTGTAACAGAGGACCTGACACGAAGGGTTAGGGTGCGAAGTGCAGGGTTCCGAAGATCTGGCGATCTTTTCCTTCGGCTCGACACGACGTTCTGCACGTCATACGTGCGCAAAGGTCAGCCTCTCTCTCAGCGGACTACACGAGTCCCAGGACTTGGACGCTCTCACGGTCCCAGAGATCTGCAGGTCCCTCAGCCCTGCAGTAGCGGCACTGTTGCAGCACTCTTGCAAGATCATGGCCTAGAACCCGCGCCGACTTCTTGTCCCTCTGACAACGTCGACAACGTCGACATTCTGGTAGGCGCTGACTATTACTGGCGATTTGTATCCGGCAAAATTGTTCGACTAAGCGACGACCTGACTGCGGTCGACACACTCTTCGGATGGACAGTCCAAGGGCCCGCCAACATCTCCTCCCTTGTTGGGGTGTCATCAGTTGTGTCGCTGCTGTGCTGCGCCGAAACAGGCGCTGTTCTAGATCCGACCGAAATGTGGCGGCTTGATGCACTGGGCATCACAGCTCCCGCCAGCAAAGACACAGGAGAAGCCGACCGCATCCTTTTCGAGGAAGACATCAAATTCCAGGAAAACCGATATGAAGTCCCTCTAATGATAAAAGAGCCTGAACTCCCTCTAGAAGCCAACAACAAGATAACAGCAGAAAGGAGATTAAACGCGCAGCTACGACGTTCCCGCACGGCGCCCGACGTCCTTCAGCAGTACGATCAAACTATGCGGGAGTATTTCACAGAGGGCCACGCGGAACCTGTCACAGGCCCGGACCCGCCGAGGAACCTGTATTACCTACCTCACCACGCCGTAATAAGCAAGGATGCAGTCACCACCAGGATAAGAACCGTGTTTGACGCTTCGTCCCATATTCCGGGCCAGCCTTCGCTGAATGACGTCCTGTCGAAGGGTGCAAACATCAACAGTGACTTACTTCATCTGCTGCTGACCTTCCGTTCCTACCCCATTATCCTCACCGCCGACATACGAAAGGCTTACTTGCAGATTCAAATCAGGCCGGAAGACCGCGACGCACTCCGATTCCTGTGGCTTACCGAGTTGCCTTCCGCTACAAACTTCCATCCTGAATGCCAAGAGTGGCGCATGACTAGGGTCCCCTTTGGCGCTTCCTCCAGCCCGTTTCTGTTGGCGGCGACCTTACATCACCACTTCGAGGCGGTTAGCGACAAGTATCCGGCCACCGCGGCACGACTTCGCAGAAGCTTCTACGTGGACGACCTCGTCATTGGATGCGAAAGCGTGAGCGAAGCCGTCAATCTGTACTCCGAAATCAGGAAGGTCCTCCGAGACGCCGGAATGGAGATTCGGAAGTGGGCCTCAAATTCGTCCAATCTCCAGCACATATTCCTCAAGGACGGCATAGCTTATGATGACGTCGGCTGCACGGATCCAGTGCTTCGCGTCCTCGGAGTGTCATGGGACAGGCACTCTGACACAATATCCGCGCGAACGGACACGGTGCACCATTTCGCCACGATTAGCCAGCCCACCAAGCGTACGCTACTGCAGGCGTTTTCTCGTCTCTACGACTCTTTCGGCTTACTCTTGCCCTTCACAGTTACTGCACGCCTACTCTTTCAAATGCTGTGGAAGGAACGCTTGGCCTGGGATGTCCCAATGGGACCCACGGAGCAGCACACGTGGTGGAAATGGGTGCATGGGCTTTCGCTGCTTTCTCAAGTACAGGTGCCCAGGTGCGCCATACAGTCACGAGACTGTCTACTAGACCTTCACCTCTTTGCGGACGCCAGTCCACGAGCGTATGGCGTTGTGGTCTATGCACGCACAAGCGTAGACAGTGACATACACTCCCACATTCTCATCGCCAAAAGCCGAGTCGCTCCGCTAAAGCCCGTGACGATTCCGCGGCTGGAGCTCCTTGGCTGTCTACTCGCCGCCCGCATCTTTAGTCGCATCCGCAACTCTCTATCTTTTTCTGTCACGAGGACCATCTTCTGGACCGACTCACTAATTGCCCTGCACTGGATAAAGAGCGAGCCTTCGAAGTGGCCTCAGTTCGTCGCCGCTCGGACGGAGGAAATCCGGCAGTTAACCAGCCCAGAACGATGGAGGCACTGCGACGGTGCCCACAACCCCGCCGACCTTCTTACCAGAGGTCTCTCGGCACAGGACCTCATCGACAGCAATGCATGGTGGAAGGGACCACCCTGGCTGTCGAACCGAATCGACCACAGCGCCTCGCCAGAGGCAGACCTCGACAGCAGCTTGGAGTCCGAACTGGTTTGTTCGCCCGTTGCCACCGGCGGCCAGGATGCTTTGATTCGGCTGGAAGATTACAGCTCGCTGAGACGTCTCCTACGAATCACAGCCTACGTACTTCGCTACGTTGCCAACCTACGTCGCCCGGACGCCAAGCGCACCGGTCCGCTCTCAGCACAAGAACTGCTCTCCGCCGAGCGCCTTTGGGTAGAGCGTACTCAAGGGGAGACATTTGCAACTGAAATCGCTGATCTAAAAAACTCGCGCCCGCTTCCCAGGTCTTCCAGCATTCTTACGCTGAACCCGTATCTCGATACCAGCTCACTCCTTCGAGTCGGTGGCCGCCTGCAACAAATGGAAGACACCGAGCGTGTTCGACATCCCATCCTCCTTCCCAGCAAGCATCGCCTGACTGAACTGCTCATCATGGACAGGCACATGCGCCTTCACCATGCCGGGATCCAAGACACGTTATGTGAACTGCGACAAAGCTACTGGGTGACGAAGGGACGTCAAGCCGTGCGCCGGACACTGCATACGTGCCTCCAATGCAGGCGAAGGCGTCTCAGTCCAGAAACTGCACCGGTTGCACCTCTAGCGAGAGAAAGGCTAACCCCCTCGCTCCCGTTCGACACAGTAGGAGTCGATTTCGCCGGACCTCTTTATGTCTCCAGGGAGGACGGCACCGAGCACAAGGCCTACATCACGCTCTTCACCTGCGGAGTAACCAGAGCTGTCCACCTAGAGCTTGTCTCCGGAATGACCACACAGCACTTCCTCGCCGCCTTTCGTCGCTTCATCTCCAGACGGGGTGTTCCATCCCTAGTCAT TCCTCCCTCCCCCGATGTCCAGGACCTCGCCGCCCACCACCACATTCAGTGGAAGTTCATCCTTGAAAGGGCACCGTGGTGCGGGGGATGGTGGGAGAGGATGGTGCGTTCCGTCAAGGAGGCTCTGAAACGCTGCTTGGGCAGGCGGCGTCTTAACTTTGAGGAGCTCACCACAGCCCTACGCCAAGTAGAGAGCATCATCAACTGTCGTCCGTTAACCCACATCTCCTCGGACCCACTCGACCTCGAACCTCTCAGGCCATCCCACCTTTTGCTCGGGAAAAGGTCCACCACTCTGCCCGGGATCAGCCCTGTCGCACCGCCAAGAGACACCAGAGGTCTTCAGCGTCACTTGAGGACCCAAGAGCAGACGAAACAGCACTTCTGGGCAAGATGGCGCAGGGAATACCTGCTGCAAATGAGATCCGCTCACATGGCACAGTCCAATCCGGAGGCCCAACTGAGACTTGGAGATGTCGTCGTCATTCACGACAAGGGGACACCACCGATGCTCTGGAAGCTCGGTCGCGTCACCCGACTCGTCCTTGGACGCGACGGCGTGATACGTGGTTGCGGTCTCACGTTGGCAAACAGGTCGACCATTTATCGCCCGGTTCAACTGCTCCATCGCGTGGAAGCAGACTTGGGAGCACCGCCGGCCCGGGAGGGTGTTGAATAA